One Lacunisphaera limnophila DNA window includes the following coding sequences:
- a CDS encoding ABC transporter substrate-binding protein: MKKLLLPLLLATSSLLAFVSPAAAKTLTVGFAQTGAESAWRTANTDSMKNEAEKRGIILKFSDGQGKQENQIRAVRSFITQRVDAIVIAPLVETGWEPVLREAKRAKIPVIITDRTVQVSDESLFVCFIGSDFYTEGKMAADWLAKAVNGTGNIVELQGTPGSAPANERRKAFADGLAAYPGLKIIDSQSGDFRRSGGKEVMEALLKKHGKAIQIVYAHNDDMALGAIQAIEEAGLKPGQDILIVSIDAIKEAVAAVAAGKLAVTVECNPLFGPKVYDTVAKVLAGETVPKVSYNKDELFDSTNAAAALPSRQY; encoded by the coding sequence ATGAAAAAGCTCCTCCTGCCCCTCCTGCTCGCGACCTCGTCGCTGCTTGCGTTCGTCTCCCCCGCCGCGGCCAAGACCCTCACGGTCGGCTTCGCCCAGACCGGCGCCGAGAGCGCCTGGCGCACCGCCAACACCGACTCGATGAAGAACGAGGCCGAAAAGCGCGGCATCATCCTCAAATTCTCCGACGGCCAGGGCAAACAGGAGAACCAGATCCGCGCCGTCCGTTCCTTCATCACCCAGCGCGTCGACGCCATCGTCATCGCCCCGCTCGTCGAGACCGGCTGGGAGCCCGTCCTCCGCGAGGCCAAGCGCGCCAAGATCCCCGTCATCATCACCGACCGCACCGTGCAGGTGAGCGACGAGTCGCTCTTTGTGTGTTTCATCGGTTCCGATTTCTACACCGAGGGCAAGATGGCGGCCGACTGGCTCGCCAAGGCCGTCAACGGCACCGGTAACATCGTCGAGCTGCAGGGCACCCCCGGCTCCGCCCCGGCCAACGAGCGCCGCAAGGCCTTCGCCGACGGCCTCGCCGCCTACCCCGGCCTCAAGATCATCGACTCGCAGAGCGGCGACTTCCGCCGCTCCGGCGGCAAGGAGGTCATGGAGGCCCTGCTCAAGAAGCACGGCAAGGCCATCCAGATCGTCTACGCGCACAACGACGACATGGCCCTCGGCGCCATCCAGGCCATCGAGGAAGCCGGCCTTAAGCCGGGCCAGGACATCCTCATCGTTTCCATCGACGCCATCAAGGAGGCCGTCGCCGCCGTGGCCGCGGGCAAGCTGGCCGTCACCGTCGAGTGCAACCCTCTCTTCGGCCCGAAGGTCTACGACACCGTCGCCAAGGTCCTCGCGGGCGAGACCGTGCCCAAGGTTTCCTACAACAAGGACGAACTCTTCGACAGCACCAACGCCGCCGCCGCCCTCCCCTCGCGCCAGTATTGA
- a CDS encoding sugar ABC transporter ATP-binding protein, with protein sequence MTAPSPLLTLRGIGKRFPGVVALDGVDFTVRAGEIHALLGENGAGKSTLIKVLTGVYEADAGEIILAGNPLRAKAPADAERAGISTVYQEVNLVPSLSVAENIALGRQPGRFGFLNWRAIRRHARAALARLEIECDVDAELGTLSIALQQMVAIARALDLKARLLILDEPTASLDEKEVADLFAVMRRLRAEGLGIVFVTHFLDQVYAVCDRITVLRNGTLVGEYPIRELPRLALVGKMLGREITATPAAATAATAATGTPLLSARGLSRRGALHALDLDIHRGEVVGLGGLLGSGRTETARLLFGIDPRDGGEIRMKDAACGLRSPRDAVQLGLAFCSEDRKSEGILPNLSVRENLIIALQAKQGGWRTISRAEQERLCAHYIAALRIKTANAEVPIRTLSGGNQQKVLLARWLATQPELIILDEPTRGIDIGAKAEIEALIGKLRADGIAVIFISSEIEEVVRNSTRAVVLRERRHCGEIPGAELTAARLMQTMAGGHVPHE encoded by the coding sequence GTGACCGCCCCCTCCCCCCTCCTCACCCTCCGCGGCATCGGGAAACGTTTCCCGGGGGTGGTTGCGCTCGACGGGGTGGACTTCACCGTGCGGGCCGGGGAAATCCACGCCCTGCTCGGGGAAAACGGCGCCGGCAAGTCGACGCTCATCAAGGTCCTGACGGGCGTCTACGAAGCCGACGCGGGCGAGATCATCCTCGCCGGCAACCCTCTCCGCGCGAAGGCGCCCGCCGACGCCGAGCGCGCCGGCATCAGCACCGTTTACCAGGAGGTGAACCTCGTCCCCTCGCTCTCGGTCGCCGAGAACATCGCGCTCGGCCGCCAGCCCGGCCGCTTCGGCTTCCTCAACTGGCGGGCCATCCGCCGCCACGCCCGCGCGGCGCTGGCCCGGCTGGAGATCGAGTGCGACGTCGATGCCGAGCTCGGTACCCTCTCCATTGCGCTGCAGCAGATGGTCGCCATCGCCCGCGCGCTCGACCTCAAGGCCCGGCTGCTGATCCTTGACGAGCCCACGGCGTCCCTCGACGAAAAAGAGGTCGCCGACCTCTTCGCCGTCATGCGCCGCCTGCGCGCTGAGGGCCTCGGCATCGTCTTCGTCACTCACTTCCTCGACCAGGTTTACGCCGTCTGCGACCGCATCACGGTCCTGCGCAACGGCACGCTCGTCGGCGAATATCCCATTAGGGAACTGCCCCGTCTCGCCCTCGTCGGCAAGATGCTCGGCCGCGAGATCACCGCGACCCCGGCCGCGGCCACCGCGGCCACCGCCGCCACGGGCACCCCGCTCCTTTCCGCCCGGGGGCTGTCGCGCCGCGGCGCGTTGCATGCGCTCGACCTCGACATCCATCGCGGCGAGGTCGTGGGCCTCGGCGGCCTGCTCGGCTCCGGCCGCACCGAGACCGCCCGGCTGCTTTTCGGCATCGACCCGCGGGACGGCGGTGAAATCAGGATGAAGGACGCCGCCTGCGGGCTCCGCTCACCACGCGACGCCGTGCAGCTCGGCCTCGCCTTCTGCTCCGAGGACCGGAAGTCCGAGGGCATTCTCCCCAACCTCTCCGTCCGCGAGAACCTCATCATCGCCCTGCAGGCCAAGCAGGGCGGCTGGCGCACGATCTCCCGCGCCGAGCAGGAACGGCTCTGCGCGCACTACATCGCGGCCCTGCGCATCAAGACGGCCAACGCCGAGGTGCCGATCCGCACGCTTTCGGGCGGCAACCAGCAAAAGGTGCTGCTCGCCCGCTGGCTGGCCACGCAGCCCGAGTTGATCATCCTGGATGAGCCCACGCGCGGCATCGACATCGGCGCCAAGGCCGAGATCGAGGCGCTCATCGGCAAGCTCCGCGCCGACGGCATCGCCGTCATCTTCATTTCCTCCGAGATCGAGGAGGTCGTCCGCAACAGCACGCGCGCCGTCGTCCTGCGCGAACGCCGGCACTGCGGCGAGATCCCCGGCGCCGAACTGACCGCCGCGCGCCTCATGCAAACCATGGCGGGAGGGCATGTGCCGCATGAGTGA